From the Oncorhynchus keta strain PuntledgeMale-10-30-2019 chromosome 13, Oket_V2, whole genome shotgun sequence genome, the window gatagaagctgtttttcagtctctcggtaccAGCttagatgcacctgtactgacctacttctgtacctgtactgacctcgctccttgactttttccaaatgttgatacatttcagccttattctaaaatggatttaaaaaataaataatttgctaatttattaaaagtaaaaaacagaaataccatatttacataagtatgagGGTcataggggccaagccaaatatCTGAAGTTGAAGAGGTGCTGTGGTGCCATATTCACCACACGGTCTGTGTTGGTGGacaatttcagattgtcagtgatgtttaCGCCGAGGACCTTGAAGCTTTtaaccttctccactgtggtctcgtcgatgtggatgggggtgtgctccctctgctttctccttaagtccacaatcagctccttcattttgttaatgttgagggagaggttattttcctggcaccactctgccagggcccttACCTCCCCAaagtaggctgtctcgtcattgttggtaagcAGGCCAagaactgttgtgtcatctgcaaacttgatgattgaattggaggCTTGCGTGGCCACGCATTCATGGATGAACAAGGAGTgtaggagggggctgagcatgcacccttgtggggcccctgtgttgaggaccAGCGTAGCGGAGGTGTTGTTCCTGCtttcaccacctggaggcggcccgtcaggaagtccaggacccagttgcacaggccGCGGTTCAGGCCCAGGGCCCGAGCTTAATAATGAGCTTGGAgagaactatggtgttgaaggctaagcagtagtcaatgaacagcattgttACATACAGTGCCTCCGGAAAGTGATCAGGCCCCTTGATTTTTTTTTATccttagcaatctacacacaatacctcataattacaaagtgaaaacatttcagcaaatgtataaaaaaaaaaagaaataccttatttacataagtattcagaccctttgctataataCTGAAAATTGAGCTcaacaggtgcatcctgtttccattcataatccttgagatgtttctacaacttgactggagtccacctatggtaaattgaattgattggacatgatttggaaaggaacacacctgtctatataaagtcccacagttgacagttcatgtcagagcaaaacccaagccatgaggttgaaggaattgtccgcagagctccgagacaggattgtgtcgagtcacagatctggggaagggtaccaaaaaatgtctgcagaattgaagggccccaagaacacattggcctccataattcttaaatggaagaagtttagaaccaccaagactcttcctagagctggctgtcaggacaaactgagcaatcaggggagaagggccttggtcagggaggtgaccaagcaccctatggccactctgacagagctctcgatttcctctgtggagatgggagaaccttccagaaggacaaccatctctgcagaactccatcaatcaggcctttatgatagagtgaccagatggaagccactcctcagtaaaaaggcacatgacatcccacttggagttggccaaaaggcacctaaagattctcagaccgtgagaaacaagattccctggtctgatgaaaccaagattgaactagtTGGCCTCAATGCCATGTAtcatgtctggaagaaacctggcaccatccatatgatgaagcatggtggtggaagcatcatgcagTAGAGATTTTTTTcagtggcaaggactgggagactattcaagatcgaggcaaagatgaatggtgCAAAGCacggagagatccttgatgacaaccttctccagagcgctcaggacctcagagtgGGGAGGGGgtttaccttctaacaggacaatgaccgtaagcacacagccaagacaacgcaggagtggagTGGCttctaaaaatagctgtgcagcaacgctccccatccaacctgacagagcttgagaggatctgcagagaagaatgggagaaactccccaaatacaggtgtagcatcatacccaagaagacttgaggctgtaatcgctgcccaaggtgcttcaacaaagtactgagtctgaatacttttgtaaatctgatatttaatttttttatttatttttttaattagcAAACATTACTGAAAaagtgtttttgctttgtcattatttggTATTGTTTCTAGATTGATGAGAGGGAAAataacgatttaatcaattttagataagtctgtaacctaacaaaatgtggaaaaggttaaggggtctgaatactttctgaaggcactgttggTGTTCCTCTTGTTTAGATGAGATAGGGCAGTGcacagtgcgatggcgattgcatcagctttggatctattggggcggtatgccaattgaagtgggtctagggtgtcaggtacgGTGGAGGTAAAATGACCCCTAACTTACCTCTCAAAGCACCTTATGAGGACAGAAGTTAGTGCTATGGGGCAATAGTCacttagttcagttacctttgcattcttgggtacaggaagaATGGTTGACATTTTAAAgaaagtggggacagcagactgggctagggagagattgaaaatgtccataatcactccagccagctggtctgcgcatgctctgaggaagcGGCTAAGGTTGTTGTTTGAGACGGTCCTTGAGACGGTTATCACTCTTAATTGtgttactcacgtcggctacagaGAACGAGAGCCAACAGTCCTCAGGagcgggccgcgtcggtggcactgtgttatcctcaaagcagtaTAAGGCAACTTCAAATCTGACCACGACCCCATTTTGCTTCTCCATGCCTACAAACAAAGACTCAAGAGGGAAGTTCCGGTGGTCAGGTCTGTACAGCGTTGGTCCGACCGATCAGAATTCATGCTCAAAGACTGCTTGCATCACATGGACtggcatacagtaccagtcaaaagtttagatacacttactcattcaagggattttctttatttgtactattttctacattgtagaagaaaTCAAAACAATgatataacacatggaatcatgtagtaaccaaaaaagtgttaaacaaatcaaaatatattttagatcttagattcttgaaagtagccCCCCTTTTCCtggataacagctttgcacactcatggcattttctctaccagcttcacctggaatgcttttccaacagtcttgaaggagttcccacttatgctgattgtggaggccaggtcatctgatgcagcattccatcactctccttcttggtcaaatagcccttacacagcctggaggtgtgttgggtcattatcctgttgaaatacaaatgatagtcccactaagtgcaaactatttgggatggagtatcgctgcagaatgctgtggtagccatgctggttaagttttCGTTCAatgctaaataaatcactgacagtgtcaccagcaaagcacccccacaccatcacaccacctcctccatgcttcagggtgggaactacacatgcggaaatcatctgttcacctactctggatttaaaatttggactcatcagaccaaaggacaggcttccaccagtctaatgtccattgctcgtgtttcttggcccaagcaagtctcttcttataaTTGGTGTCCTttcgtggtttctttgcagcaattcgaccatgaaggcctgattcatgttgagagatgtctgttacttgaaatctgtgaagcatttaattgggctgcaatttctgaggctggtaactctaatgaacttatcctctttagcagaggtaactctgggtcttccttttctgtggcggtcctcatgagagccagtttcattgatggtttttgcgacagcacctgaagaaactttcaaagatcTTGGAATGTTCCTTTtttactgaccttcatgccttaaagtaatcCTGGACTGTCGAAAagacctcatgaatctggttgagagaaggccaagaatgtgcaaagctgtcatcaaggcaaaggatggctactttgaagaatctcaaatataaaatatattttgatttgtttaacacttttttggttactacatgattccatgtgtcatatcatagttttgatgtctttactattattctacaatgtagaaaatagtaaaaataaagaaaatcacaatgagtaggtgtgtccaaacttttgactggtactgtatgttccgGGTCACCTCTGAggataacattgatgaatacacCAACTCTGTCATTGGATTCATCCAAAAATGCATAGATGATGTGATTCCCATGTCGTTCAAAACAGACTTTAATCAATAaatgtggattgatggcagcctTGTCAGGAAACTGAATGAGAGAGGTGTTGCTTATAAAAACGGCAAGGTGACCAGGGAGAATAGAGTGGATAAACAGTACGCAGATGAATCAAGATGGCAAAACAcgtatagggacaaagtggaggagCAATTCAGCGGGTCGGACACGAAGCCTATGTCTCAGGGGCTCCTGaatatcacggattacaaaaagaaagcaAATGACGCAATCACCATTGCACTGCCCTTACCAATCTCGACAAAAGGAATGcatatgtgaggatgctgttcatcaATTACAGCTCGGCCTTCAATGCCATAGTGCCCTCTAAGCACACCACAAAGCTCACGGCCTGGggtctgaactcctccctatgcaactgggtcctggacttcctgatgggctgcccccaggtggtgaaggtaggcaacatacCTCCTCAACACTAATTCTCAAcgcgggggccccacaagggtatgtcctcagtcccctcctgtactccatgtatacccacgactgcatggcctcACACAGTTCCAACTCTAGCAACAAGTTTGCTGATGATATGaaagtagtaggcctgattaccaacaacgatgagacggcctacaggcaGGAGGTTGACACTCTGATTGCATGGTGCCAGGTAACCAACCTCAATGTCAACAATGCAGAGGAGCTAATTGTGGACCCtcaggaggaaccaggctgtgtaCGCCCCCAAACTCATCCCCCAACCTCATCAATGGGGCCGCCTTAGGTCAATAACTTTAAATTCCTCTGCTTACACATCTCCAAGGAGCTGAAATGCTAAAATCACATGGACACCTTGTTGAAGAATGCACAACAGtgactcttcaacctcaggatgctgaagaaatgtggccTGTCCCAGAGGACCCTCACAGTGTCCTACAAGAGCACAGTGTCCCCCATCGAGAGCATACTATATatagcctggtacagcaactccaTCGCCGCAGatcgcaaggtgctacagagagTGGTACGCTCAGCCAAACGTACCATTgggtgcacactgcctgcccttcaggacaccaACAAAAGCCATTGCCTGTTCTCCCTTCTTCCATCACGTTGACGCAGGCAGTACAGGAGCGTCATGGCAAATACTGGAAGACTAGCCAAGAGCTTCCACCATGAGACCATCAGGCTACTGAATACCCAACACTAGTCAGCTACCTGCCCCCCCCGCCCCTCTGACTTCCTATCCCCCGCTGGTCCCCCTACACATTTTCTTCCCCCACATCAACGGACATCTTACCCTGCCCCCACCCCACTGGACATTATCATGCTGAGTAGCCACCACTAGTTAGCTCCCCCCCACCTGCTGAATTTACCCCATAACCCAAATGGACCTTTACCATTGCTAAAGTGTTCATATGTTATTCATATTCATGTTTATTGTtaattttgtttttatttaactttgACCTGCATTTTTGTTGCTCGGACCTGGAGTCTAGCTTAAGATTTGAATGACATCTGCAACCCATTTCGTGTGACTATTACACTTCTAATCTAACATTGACTATGACATCTTACCCTTAGAGCAGAAAGTGGCTGTACAGTTTCCTGGCTGTACAGTCAGCATACCGTTTAACGTCAGCACTGATACAGCTTCTCCTGCTTCTGGACAGTAGTAGATATCTGAACTACGTTTGAATTTGAGCCAGTTTCTGTCGGCTgatctccctccatcaccccatTCCCAGTCATCTTACAGCAGGCTgatctccctccatcaccccatTCCCAGTCATCTTACAGCAGGCTgatctccctccatcaccccatTCCCAGTCATCTTACAGCAGGCTgatctccctccatcaccccatTCCCAGTCATCTTACAGCAGGCTGATCCAGTAAGGAGCAGTACTGTTCATCCCTTTACTtttcacctcctccttctctccctcgttcGTGATGCTGACCAGGTCAGTATAAATCTCTCTGCAGTAACCCTGAGCATCATGCCAGGTCTTCATCTCCGTCACCAGAGTGTATCTAAGGGTTGGATCACGgacccctaaacacacacacacacacacacacacacacacacacacacacacacacacacacacacacacacacacacacacacacacacacacacacacacacacacacacacacacacacacacacactgtacaccacATATACAATAATAGTACTATTagtactactaataataataaacaatgaCCTACCTTTTTTATAGCACATGACGTTTTTCTCTTGAAAACATATCTCCCATGTTACATTAGGGTTGATTGCTACACAGTTTGGATTTGTGTAATTAGGAGGTGACCATGCAGTGTCATTAACAGGGTCTCCATTAGACCACACCAGACTGGGCTGTGTGCGCTGCAGACCTATCCAGGCACGATCGATTTTGTCAGATGTCATTAACTGTATCAGCTGCTCATAGTCCTCCTGGTTGTGCACAGTGACTAGATCAGAATAGTTCTTCTGGCAGTTTGTCTGTGCTTCTGTCGAATTGACCTTTGTTTCACTGAGGGTGAACTGTCTGAGGCGGCTGAGTCTGACTGTGCAGAAGCCACCTGAAGACAGAAACAATTTGATGAAGTTCAACGTTAGCATGCACATGACCAACAAAAGAAGCAAACATTATAAGAGGTATATTTCATGGTTTATGATGTTATACATGTAGCTATGAaatatgttgttgttgatggGGTTATCTAGATTTTTGTTCACTGTGAACAATCAGCGACAACAATGTATCGTTCCTGTGTTAGAGTAGGCTGAGCCAATCCTTACCGACACAGAGTAGGAGTAGCAGAGGTGTCATGTCCTTGGTGACAGCAGGGTCTGCAGAGATAGAGGAAAGATGGGTTGGTGTCCTGTATGAGGATATGTGTCAAATGTATGAGTTTGAATCCATGACACTTTGATCATTAATATTTTCAATCAAGAGCAGAAAACTGCAACACTTTGAAGGTtccaaattccaattccaaaaATTCTCCTTCTCAACATCAATATAAAAATGATATTATGAAATCAAATTCCCAATCTAGATG encodes:
- the LOC118392663 gene encoding macrophage mannose receptor 1-like produces the protein MTPLLLLLCVGGFCTVRLSRLRQFTLSETKVNSTEAQTNCQKNYSDLVTVHNQEDYEQLIQLMTSDKIDRAWIGLQRTQPSLVWSNGDPVNDTAWSPPNYTNPNCVAINPNVTWEICFQEKNVMCYKKESFHLINETNTWEQALDYCNKNYHGLLRLESEADHKIVEQKLSRSVKLVPGPVWVGLRQSRLFGFWLWTNGMPVQWSNWEGYRQPKQPLSNHCGAMSTWRSRSPRWKDECDYTSQNTA